The following proteins are co-located in the Primulina tabacum isolate GXHZ01 chromosome 11, ASM2559414v2, whole genome shotgun sequence genome:
- the LOC142519695 gene encoding uncharacterized protein LOC142519695: MMNPEDFRGNTDPFVAEGSIRFLEVIFHYMDMTDTDRVRCTIYLLKDDASLWWEKAERGVNIATLTWEDFKRVFYDKYFTADVRSRLKKDFMSLHQGDWFIAEFVKKFDRGRHFVPIIANDAAEKLRHSLDGLRPTIRHDVMLGNPTDYTTAVAESFRAEQSLKDIDWEMQQKRNHAQQATQNNKKPWMGPTK; the protein is encoded by the coding sequence ATGATGAACCCTGAGGATTTTCGTGGCAATACTGATCCATTCGTTGCTGAGGGATCGATTCGATTTTTAGAGGTGATCTTTCATTACATGGATATGACGGACACTGATCGAGTTCGTTGTACCATCTATCTGCTGAAGGACGAtgcttccttatggtgggagaAAGCAGAGCGAGGGGTGAATATAGCGACTTTGACATGGGAGGATTTCAAGAGGGTGTTCTATGATAAATATTTCACTGCTGATGTACGTTCTAGGCTTAAGAAAGACTTTATGAGTCTCCATCAGGGGGATTGGTTTATTGCCgagtttgtgaagaagtttgataggggccgTCATTTTGTTCCCATTATTGCGAATGATGCTGCGGAAAAATTACGACACTCCCTAGATGGTTTGAGGCCGACTATCCGTCATGATGTGATGCTCGGTAATCCTACTGATTATACTACTGCCGTTGCCGAATCTTTTAGAGCCGAGCAGTCACTCAAAGATATAGATTGGGAGATGCAACAAAAGAGGAATCATGCTCAGCAAGCTACTCAAAATAACAAGAAGCCTTGGATGGGACCAACTAAGTAA